Proteins encoded in a region of the Cataglyphis hispanica isolate Lineage 1 chromosome 14, ULB_Chis1_1.0, whole genome shotgun sequence genome:
- the LOC126854691 gene encoding serine/threonine-protein kinase tricornered isoform X2 encodes MCEEATEVETHHQQTAATTMGVAEDETPSSLTSSHPNTNNPNQEGVLEMAATESTIRFSGHTLDKATKAKVTLENYYSNLIAQHIERKQRLAKLEESLKDEGLSEQQKQEKRLQHAQKETEFLRLKRSRLGVEDFEPLKVIGRGAFGEVRLVQKKDTGHVYAMKILRKADMLEKEQVAHVRAERDVLVEADHQWVVKMYYSFQDPINLYLIMEFLPGGDMMTLLMKKDTLSEECTQFYISETALAIDSIHKLGFIHRDIKPDNLLLDARGHIKLSDFGLCTGLKKSHRTDFYRDLSQAKPSDFMTSCGSGSGGAMDSKRRAESWKRNRRALAYSTVGTPDYIAPEVFLQTGYGPACDCWSLGVIMYEMLIGYPPFCSENPQETYRKVMNWRETLVFPPEVPISEEAKDTIIRFCCEADRRLGAQRGIEELKLAPFFRGVDWEHIRERPAAIPVEVRSIDDTSNFDEFPDVKLEIPSAPMPQDGEVIYKDWVFINYTFKRFEGLTQRGTPTKK; translated from the exons GGGTGCTGGAGATGGCAGCCACCGAGAGCACGATCCGATTTAGTGGCCACACGTTGGACAAGGCGACCAAGGCCAAG GTAACGTTGGAGAACTATTACAGCAATCTGATAGCGCAACATATCGAGCGGAAGCAGAGGCTGGCGAAGCTCGAGGAGTCCCTCAAGGATGAAGGCCTCTCGGAGCAGCAAAAGCAGGAAAAGAGGCTGCAGCATGCCCAGAAGGAGACCGAGTTTCTCCGGCTCAAGCGATCCAGGCTCGGCGTCGAGGATTTCGAGCCTCTCAAAGTCATCGGCAGGGGTGCCTTTGGCGAG GTGAGACTCGTACAAAAGAAGGACACCGGACACGTGTACGCGATGAAGATCCTCCGGAAGGCGGATATGCTCGAGAAGGAGCAAGTCGCACATGTCAGAGCAGAGAGGGATGTTCTCGTTGAAGCGGATCATCAATGGGTCGTAAAAATGTACTACAGTTTCCAGGATCCTATAAATCTCTATCTGATAATGGAGTTTCTACCCGGTG GTGATATGATGACGCTGCTCATGAAAAAGGATACACTTTCCGAGGAGTGcacgcaattttatatttccgaAACGGCTTTAGCGATCGATTCCATACACAAATTAGGTTTTATTCATAG agaCATCAAGCCAGACAACCTGTTGCTGGATGCACGGGGCCATATAAAACTCTCCGATTTTGGGCTGTGTACCGGTCTGAAGAAATCGCACAGAACTGATTTCTATCGGGACCTGAGTCAAGCGAAACCTTCCGATTTTA TGACATCGTGTGGGAGTGGAAGCGGCGGTGCGATGGACAGCAAAAGAAGAGCCGAAAGTTGGAAGAGAAATAGGAGAGCGCTGGCTTATAGTACGGTCGGCACTCCGGATTATATAGCGCCGGAAGTATTTCTACAAACAGGTTATGGACCGGCTTGCGATTGTTGGTCCTTGGGAGTTATTATGTACGAGATGCTTATAG GCTATCCACCGTTCTGTAGCGAAAATCCACAGGAGACGTATAGAAAAGTAATGAACTGGCGAGAAACGCTGGTATTCCCGCCGGAAGTTCCCATTAGCGAAGAGGCTAAAGACACTATCATCAGATTTTGCTGCGAAGCCGACAGAAGATTAG GGGCACAACGAGGCATTGAGGAACTCAAATTGGCACCCTTCTTCCGCGGTGTCGATTGGGAGCACATTAGGGAAAGACCGGCCGCCATACCGGTCGAAGTGCGATCCATCGACGACACATCCAACTTTGACGAATTTCCAGATGTGAAATTGGAGATAC CATCTGCACCAATGCCACAGGACGGCGAGGTAATATACAAGGACTGGGTATTCATTAATTACACTTTCAAGCGCTTCGAGGGTCTGACACAACGGGGCACACCGACCAAGAAATAG
- the LOC126854691 gene encoding serine/threonine-protein kinase tricornered isoform X3 — MYNSELFKTVWTKVGRMCGYITCARSYLSGVLEMAATESTIRFSGHTLDKATKAKVTLENYYSNLIAQHIERKQRLAKLEESLKDEGLSEQQKQEKRLQHAQKETEFLRLKRSRLGVEDFEPLKVIGRGAFGEVRLVQKKDTGHVYAMKILRKADMLEKEQVAHVRAERDVLVEADHQWVVKMYYSFQDPINLYLIMEFLPGGDMMTLLMKKDTLSEECTQFYISETALAIDSIHKLGFIHRDIKPDNLLLDARGHIKLSDFGLCTGLKKSHRTDFYRDLSQAKPSDFMTSCGSGSGGAMDSKRRAESWKRNRRALAYSTVGTPDYIAPEVFLQTGYGPACDCWSLGVIMYEMLIGYPPFCSENPQETYRKVMNWRETLVFPPEVPISEEAKDTIIRFCCEADRRLGAQRGIEELKLAPFFRGVDWEHIRERPAAIPVEVRSIDDTSNFDEFPDVKLEIPSAPMPQDGEVIYKDWVFINYTFKRFEGLTQRGTPTKK; from the exons GGGTGCTGGAGATGGCAGCCACCGAGAGCACGATCCGATTTAGTGGCCACACGTTGGACAAGGCGACCAAGGCCAAG GTAACGTTGGAGAACTATTACAGCAATCTGATAGCGCAACATATCGAGCGGAAGCAGAGGCTGGCGAAGCTCGAGGAGTCCCTCAAGGATGAAGGCCTCTCGGAGCAGCAAAAGCAGGAAAAGAGGCTGCAGCATGCCCAGAAGGAGACCGAGTTTCTCCGGCTCAAGCGATCCAGGCTCGGCGTCGAGGATTTCGAGCCTCTCAAAGTCATCGGCAGGGGTGCCTTTGGCGAG GTGAGACTCGTACAAAAGAAGGACACCGGACACGTGTACGCGATGAAGATCCTCCGGAAGGCGGATATGCTCGAGAAGGAGCAAGTCGCACATGTCAGAGCAGAGAGGGATGTTCTCGTTGAAGCGGATCATCAATGGGTCGTAAAAATGTACTACAGTTTCCAGGATCCTATAAATCTCTATCTGATAATGGAGTTTCTACCCGGTG GTGATATGATGACGCTGCTCATGAAAAAGGATACACTTTCCGAGGAGTGcacgcaattttatatttccgaAACGGCTTTAGCGATCGATTCCATACACAAATTAGGTTTTATTCATAG agaCATCAAGCCAGACAACCTGTTGCTGGATGCACGGGGCCATATAAAACTCTCCGATTTTGGGCTGTGTACCGGTCTGAAGAAATCGCACAGAACTGATTTCTATCGGGACCTGAGTCAAGCGAAACCTTCCGATTTTA TGACATCGTGTGGGAGTGGAAGCGGCGGTGCGATGGACAGCAAAAGAAGAGCCGAAAGTTGGAAGAGAAATAGGAGAGCGCTGGCTTATAGTACGGTCGGCACTCCGGATTATATAGCGCCGGAAGTATTTCTACAAACAGGTTATGGACCGGCTTGCGATTGTTGGTCCTTGGGAGTTATTATGTACGAGATGCTTATAG GCTATCCACCGTTCTGTAGCGAAAATCCACAGGAGACGTATAGAAAAGTAATGAACTGGCGAGAAACGCTGGTATTCCCGCCGGAAGTTCCCATTAGCGAAGAGGCTAAAGACACTATCATCAGATTTTGCTGCGAAGCCGACAGAAGATTAG GGGCACAACGAGGCATTGAGGAACTCAAATTGGCACCCTTCTTCCGCGGTGTCGATTGGGAGCACATTAGGGAAAGACCGGCCGCCATACCGGTCGAAGTGCGATCCATCGACGACACATCCAACTTTGACGAATTTCCAGATGTGAAATTGGAGATAC CATCTGCACCAATGCCACAGGACGGCGAGGTAATATACAAGGACTGGGTATTCATTAATTACACTTTCAAGCGCTTCGAGGGTCTGACACAACGGGGCACACCGACCAAGAAATAG
- the LOC126854691 gene encoding serine/threonine-protein kinase tricornered isoform X4 — translation MAATESTIRFSGHTLDKATKAKVTLENYYSNLIAQHIERKQRLAKLEESLKDEGLSEQQKQEKRLQHAQKETEFLRLKRSRLGVEDFEPLKVIGRGAFGEVRLVQKKDTGHVYAMKILRKADMLEKEQVAHVRAERDVLVEADHQWVVKMYYSFQDPINLYLIMEFLPGGDMMTLLMKKDTLSEECTQFYISETALAIDSIHKLGFIHRDIKPDNLLLDARGHIKLSDFGLCTGLKKSHRTDFYRDLSQAKPSDFMTSCGSGSGGAMDSKRRAESWKRNRRALAYSTVGTPDYIAPEVFLQTGYGPACDCWSLGVIMYEMLIGYPPFCSENPQETYRKVMNWRETLVFPPEVPISEEAKDTIIRFCCEADRRLGAQRGIEELKLAPFFRGVDWEHIRERPAAIPVEVRSIDDTSNFDEFPDVKLEIPSAPMPQDGEVIYKDWVFINYTFKRFEGLTQRGTPTKK, via the exons ATGGCAGCCACCGAGAGCACGATCCGATTTAGTGGCCACACGTTGGACAAGGCGACCAAGGCCAAG GTAACGTTGGAGAACTATTACAGCAATCTGATAGCGCAACATATCGAGCGGAAGCAGAGGCTGGCGAAGCTCGAGGAGTCCCTCAAGGATGAAGGCCTCTCGGAGCAGCAAAAGCAGGAAAAGAGGCTGCAGCATGCCCAGAAGGAGACCGAGTTTCTCCGGCTCAAGCGATCCAGGCTCGGCGTCGAGGATTTCGAGCCTCTCAAAGTCATCGGCAGGGGTGCCTTTGGCGAG GTGAGACTCGTACAAAAGAAGGACACCGGACACGTGTACGCGATGAAGATCCTCCGGAAGGCGGATATGCTCGAGAAGGAGCAAGTCGCACATGTCAGAGCAGAGAGGGATGTTCTCGTTGAAGCGGATCATCAATGGGTCGTAAAAATGTACTACAGTTTCCAGGATCCTATAAATCTCTATCTGATAATGGAGTTTCTACCCGGTG GTGATATGATGACGCTGCTCATGAAAAAGGATACACTTTCCGAGGAGTGcacgcaattttatatttccgaAACGGCTTTAGCGATCGATTCCATACACAAATTAGGTTTTATTCATAG agaCATCAAGCCAGACAACCTGTTGCTGGATGCACGGGGCCATATAAAACTCTCCGATTTTGGGCTGTGTACCGGTCTGAAGAAATCGCACAGAACTGATTTCTATCGGGACCTGAGTCAAGCGAAACCTTCCGATTTTA TGACATCGTGTGGGAGTGGAAGCGGCGGTGCGATGGACAGCAAAAGAAGAGCCGAAAGTTGGAAGAGAAATAGGAGAGCGCTGGCTTATAGTACGGTCGGCACTCCGGATTATATAGCGCCGGAAGTATTTCTACAAACAGGTTATGGACCGGCTTGCGATTGTTGGTCCTTGGGAGTTATTATGTACGAGATGCTTATAG GCTATCCACCGTTCTGTAGCGAAAATCCACAGGAGACGTATAGAAAAGTAATGAACTGGCGAGAAACGCTGGTATTCCCGCCGGAAGTTCCCATTAGCGAAGAGGCTAAAGACACTATCATCAGATTTTGCTGCGAAGCCGACAGAAGATTAG GGGCACAACGAGGCATTGAGGAACTCAAATTGGCACCCTTCTTCCGCGGTGTCGATTGGGAGCACATTAGGGAAAGACCGGCCGCCATACCGGTCGAAGTGCGATCCATCGACGACACATCCAACTTTGACGAATTTCCAGATGTGAAATTGGAGATAC CATCTGCACCAATGCCACAGGACGGCGAGGTAATATACAAGGACTGGGTATTCATTAATTACACTTTCAAGCGCTTCGAGGGTCTGACACAACGGGGCACACCGACCAAGAAATAG